The following are encoded together in the Amyelois transitella isolate CPQ chromosome 6, ilAmyTran1.1, whole genome shotgun sequence genome:
- the LOC106139225 gene encoding large ribosomal subunit protein bL27m, with protein sequence MSFNFLVSINKSTSVLKEFIRNASKKTGGSTKNTNCKVKPKHRGWKVQDGHFVKAGHMLATQRTPRFHPGLNVGWGRNGTLFAIEPGRVVVTCEKFEPNWEHTWVKRVYAGREHQTILKKYYNVIPEPQHQRFKLIDEV encoded by the exons atgtcttttaattttttggttAGCATTAACAAGTCGACGTCGGTTTTGAAAG aGTTCATCCGCAATGCCAGCAAGAAAACTGGTGGTAGTACAAAGAATACCAATTGCAAAGTGAAACCAAAACATAGAGGATGGAAAGTGCAAGATGGTCATTTTGTTAAGGCTGGACATATGCTTGCTACTCAAAGAACACCAAGATTCCATCCCGGATTAAAT gTCGGATGGGGTCGCAATGGAACCCTATTTGCAATTGAACCAGGCCGAGTAGTTGTTACTTGTGAGAAATTTGAACCCAACTGGGAACATACCTGGGTAAAGCGAGTGTATGCTGGTCGAGAACACCAAAcaatattaaagaaatactACAATGTTATACCTGAGCCTCAACATCAAAGATTCAAATTGATTGATGAAGTTTGA
- the LOC106139226 gene encoding transcriptional adapter 1-like, which yields MTSDVLNVTRRKLNDALGEKSTKYFNHMKQWFRMKLTKEEFDAEARNLLNVDQVHYHNEFLLALLNKVEGLAETSISIAQEKAVSHNRNSRRHKRNTRTSEKSNFEPAELLEYLPPNSPPGAGSDGVKYAAQEVFLPDHALVVGRFMLAAWELGLEGADDDAADIIVVAVQNFLKNVISAVLSQRKGYKMRGRHFMYDVGGDVPNMWLRNTSKLYDPQFEGRVNLDDGVDALGPRCPPTIDEVEHSAAFEIACSVPNPKPNDDKLTIDEFYTTLLTHKNTIACHSVYAVNMERLALMLNHPSY from the exons ATGACATCTGATGTATTGAATGTTACTCGAAGAAAACTGAACGATGCCTTGGGGGAAAAGTCTACCAAATATTTTAACCACATGAAACAGTGGTTTCGTATGAAATTGACGAAAGAAGAATTTGACGCTGAAGCAAGAAATTTGTTAAATGTAGACCAAGTCCACTACCATAACGAATTTTTGCTTGCACTGTTAAACAAGGTTGAAGGCCTAGCTGAAACATCTATATCGATAGCTCAAGAAAAAGCAGTGTCGCACAATAGGAATAGCAGGAGGCATAAAAGGAATACTAGGACTTCTGAAAAGTCCAACTTTGAACCTGCAGAACTCTTGGAATACTTACCACCTAATTCACCACCTGGTGCTGGTAGTGATGGTGTCAAATATGCGGCACAG GAGGTATTCCTACCAGATCACGCATTGGTGGTTGGCAGGTTCATGCTTGCAGCATGGGAACTTGGTCTGGAAGGGGCTGATGATGATGCTGCTGACATTATAGTGGTTGCTGTTCAGAATTTCCTCAAGAATGTAATAAGTGCAGTTTTATCCCAACGCAAAGGCTACAAAATGCGTGGAAGACACTTCATGTATGACGTGGGCGGGGATGTGCCTAACATGTGGCTGAGGAACACGTCAAAGTTGTACGACCCGCAGTTTGAAGGCAGGGTCAATTTGGATGATGGTGTTGATGCCCTTGGGCCGAGGTGTCCACCAACTATTGATGAGGTGGAGCACTCCGCTGCTTTTGAAATTGCATGCag TGTGCCAAACCCCAAACCTAACGATGATAAGTTAACCATAGATGAGTTTTACACCACACTGCTGACTCACAAGAACACCATAGCTTGTCATTCTGTATACGCTGTCAATATGGAAAGGCTCGCACTCATGTTGAACCATCCCAGCTATTAG